From one Musa acuminata AAA Group cultivar baxijiao chromosome BXJ2-6, Cavendish_Baxijiao_AAA, whole genome shotgun sequence genomic stretch:
- the LOC103989256 gene encoding uncharacterized protein LOC103989256: protein MAPRRKKWTEEEERSLLDKYAEMAADGSISRLRTRERRFRPIAAHVNAAHHAADPAAYPFLWSWKDAANKVHNMRHQYLLVKRKLLLLNPPPTSSSSSAVAATAAVDWDEQGLSRWSNFLRYRSVFGDAPLPLTDPAPAPGEAFDNDGELALGLAFDDCAEGGSGEGADQEVGDDEGFDFDDVAPVAGSVPQQPARPLAVNMGRMKRRKKKRAERRRALAAWKEWEAKMEDREAQWERARIERERAEVEAEKEREQERRQVQRQRREEEIEWEERMEGRRAEWRKRMEGMLREHRVEMEQIQARIIHEQQSVVGQLLGVLSQWAASPVFGGLSDATGGGTALGQHHHHQHQPHHQAVPYLSQMVHGLHHVNGIVPGENRVDGDGHEDHFIVDD, encoded by the coding sequence ATGGCGCCGAGGCGCAAGAAgtggacggaggaggaggagcgttCACTCCTCGACAAGTACGCCGAGATGGCGGCCGACGGATCCATCTCGCGCCTACGCACCCGGGAGCGCCGATTCCGGCCCATCGCCGCCCACGTCAACGCCGCTCACCACGCCGCCGATCCTGCCGCCTACCCCTTCCTCTGGTCCTGGAAGGACGCCGCCAACAAGGTCCACAACATGCGCCACCAGTACCTCCTCGTCAAGCGCAAGCTACTCCTCCTCAACCCTCCCCCTACCTCATCCTCATCCTCCGCCGTCGCCGCCACTGCCGCCGTCGACTGGGACGAGCAAGGCCTCTCCCGCTGGTCCAACTTCCTCCGCTACCGCTCCGTCTTCGGCGACGCCCCCTTGCCCTTGACCGACCCCGCCCCTGCTCCCGGGGAAGCTTTCGACAACGATGGCGAGCTCGCCCTAGGGTTAGCCTTCGACGACTGCGCTGAAGGCGGAAGCGGAGAAGGAGCCGATCAGGAGGTCGGCGACGACGAGGGTTTTGATTTCGATGATGTGGCCCCTGTCGCTGGCTCTGTGCCACAGCAGCCCGCGCGACCTCTGGCGGTGAATATGGGAAGGATGaagcggaggaagaagaagcgGGCTGAGCGGCGGCGAGCACTGGCGGCTTGGAAGGAGTGGGAGGCAAAGATGGAGGACAGGGAGGCGCAGTGGGAGAGAGCGAGGATAGAAAGGGAACGGGCAGAGGTGGAGGCGGAGAAGGAGAGGGAGCAGGAAAGGAGACAGGTGCAAAGACAGCGGAGGGAGGAGGAGATAGAGTGGGAGGAGCGTATGGAGGGGAGGAGAGCGGAGTGGAGGAAGCGGATGGAGGGGATGCTGAGGGAGCACCGAGTTGAGATGGAGCAGATTCAGGCAAGGATCATTCACGAGCAGCAGAGCGTGGTTGGGCAGCTTCTGGGAGTGCTATCACAATGGGCGGCGAGCCCTGTTTTTGGAGGGCTCTCAGATGCCACTGGTGGTGGCACTGCATTGGGACAACACCATCACCACCAACATCAGCCACACCACCAGGCTGTACCCTATCTGTCTCAGATGGTGCATGGGTTGCACCATGTGAATGGTATCGTTCCAGGAGAGAATCGGGTTGATGGGGATGGACATGAGGATCATTTCATCGTTGATGATTGA